In Metopolophium dirhodum isolate CAU chromosome 5, ASM1992520v1, whole genome shotgun sequence, the sequence atttttgaaaattttttcgtgtatagaaaatgctgatataaacaaccagtgaaaaatgCATGCATATgcgatcatttgttttatagagttaagccaaaaaccaaaatcgattttgtcgaaaaccgattttgcgtaaaaatttcgggttttcctacatttttttttttttgtttttgaaaacgattaggagttttatacttttgaccccccctcccccaaagttccaaatagattcactttcctatcagataagacactgttgaagaaaatctaaagaATATTACTGTCCTataaaaggtgatgatagacacaaaactacaaaataaaaaaaacacatcatcgctccgctcaaaatcttaaatacagttgtttctataatttttttcaaaaattaaaataatacaccaACTCTGTAACTTATATATCAGGAAAAAAATGCATTCTTGTATGATCTCTGTATAATTGCTGATATTTGTAagcttgtatttatattataatcatattttacgcAACCATATTCATATACTAgtttaaaacagtaaaacgctataaaatgtttcattatgttatattttctaaagataataactttttttgaaattaggtaggtacataatgtacataattgatacttattgttttaattgtattagtataattaatatttaataggtactttaatagtataatctcaataataataataataattattaataatttatctcgAATCTCGAATTACATTATCTgagaaatgaatatttttattaaaaccccTTGTAAGATATGCATAGGCAATAGATTATGCACAATTCAGCTACCTGCCTTATCAGAATTATTGATAAGCGGTAAAAGCACATAACAAGGTTTATCAATACACTTTGGTAAGTACAGAATAATTCATTCTGTGATATAAGATCAGCTTCACaggcatattttattattttgtatttttgtctaTGGTTTCAAAtttcactatttttaaatttgtcttaATATTCTGAAAGCAATACAACTTTTGAAACCCAACTCTAaggtatatttacatattattattatatacgtttatttgtATGTGTGGTCCGCTGGACATCTTCCGGTTGGCATAAAATATGATCAACAAAGCGCTGAACTTGAAACAAGTGAGTGAATACTAAATTTACCATATCGTTAACGAGATTGAGTGCATTAAACAAGACTTATCCAATTTTAACTAATTCATTAAAATCGGATTTACACCATTGCTGCCCTTGTGCATTTTGTTGCTATTCGTGAATAAGGCGCATTAAAAAGTGGGTATTTAccaaacataggtacctaatacctatttaatatttatgtataatggaacTTCTAAGTACCGAACACAAATTTTgtctttatacattatactattcaATGGGTTCAGTTTGTAGAGTGATTGAGTAGTTTGTACTACTTATAAACTTCTGGTATTTGTAAAGCTGCTACATGATTgagcaaagttttttttttacgacccGATTGAGCACAGATGCAATCAAACATTGAAATCCAAAAAATTACACAATGTTACGGTAAGGtaaacaatgaaattaaaaaactaaatactttTCCACTTTTCATATATCTTAATATATAGTGTTGTCATTTTTGTctgtgaaaattatataaattgtttataaattatggatatcttaaaaaaaaaaaattaattaatcacaCATGTTAAAATGGTGTTcctaattactaataagtattttattaaatcatttttatttttttaatattcattgtaGACTGTTCACTATGgttgcatttattttttacctttcaattatactcatatttatgtgatttttaatttgtattgatcaaattattattagatgtaATATGGGTAGAGGCTGATAGAATGTCTCTGCTTGAAatcttattttgtaaataatgatttataacacatacattacagtgatcTACTTATTGGTGGAAATAAGAGGGGGCTTGGCCCCTCAAAAGTCCGTCAAGCCCCctccttttttagttttgtaggaTCGAAGCTCCCTTTGAATACTTGGCTTGAATACTTATCATTATCTGATTACTACCTAACTCTTTTTATAAGGCCTAAGTCAGTCCGTAACAGACAACAGTATATCAAATGTCttatagttaaaatgttatgtatttttatgttctAGTTTATGCTACGTCAGAAATCGTTAAAACTGTATagagaatttttaaaaacaattaagacTATACCATTAGAAAGTGATAGACAGCAATTCATCAATTGGGTAAAAgaagatttcaaaaaaaataaatttgaaactgATGAggtatgttttttatataactattttaaattaaatttaaaattaaaatgctaataattataatttagttcaattatttaaaatctatatttgattGATTGCAAAATATCTATCATTTGTtgatcaaacatataatataaattttattttataccttttcTTAATACacaagaattataatattataatatttataatgttttattatttttccaatagTAGAGGCAGTAATgtctcttgttttttttttaataaaacagagCTCTTGAGTAAGTCTTAAGTCTACATTTgagtaatatacataattaaggaaataaattacataatttgcaTTAAGTaagataaatacaattataaaagtttatattttttaacatttgtattttttaaatttagttttaatgtattttatatataaaaaattagttGGTTATAACTGATAACTTATAAGtctatcataattttattttgaataaacactacattttatttactctaatatatttttattcatatttattgactttttgagtttataattaaattgaatattttattttttttcagtattctATAAAAACTTTACAGAAATACGGTGAAAAGTCACTGACGGATCTAAAACTTAACTTGGCTCTCAGTAGTACAAAAATATCGTGAGAACAAGGTAATTATGGAATTTAAATCTCAAGCTGAATCTGGATTACAACTTTTAGAAAGGCTCGTAGCACGGCCAATTATTAAAGATCTAACACCTTTATTGCCAGACGAATTAACTAATGAGACCATAGAAATAATTGGAAATGCATCAACaggaaaaacattatttttgaccGAATGTATTGCCAAATGCATCACTCCCCAAAATGCGTGTGGCTTGGATGCAGGTGTTGTTTACATTGATCTCGATGGACAATTCAATATCACCAAACTAGTTAAAATCATTAAGCGTATAGTTAAGAACGctgatgataatttaattaaggCCTgtctaaataaattaacattgatCAATTGTTATGATAGTCCAACTTTGTATGTTACATTTCAAAGGTTGAAACTATTTCTTACTGAACAGTCTCAAGTGGGGTTAGTTATTTTGGATAGTGTTTCTGCAAACTATTGGCAAGATTCAGTATCTGGTGGTGAAAAGTATATGGATACCTATGTAGAGAAAATGATATCATCATTGAAAATTTGTTTGGAAGATTTTAAAGTACCAATTATGTTTACTAGACAAAGTTATTTTCAGTCCAAACAAAGTGATTCTTTATTAGATTGTGTAAATCGTAGAATTCTATTCAAAAGGTTGGGTTCTGATTTTTTTGCAACTATAACAAGAAGAAATGTAAACCTTtgttataaattcaatattaatgaaCTGGGAATTAGCGAGTTTAATTTACAAGTAtagctatacattatataatatataatatacatacttttttaatattattgtaaattattatttaaatgtccaTGTTAAGTAATCgtacaattattgaataaaatttatatttctaaattttgtataatttttaaaccatgtcttatttattttattttatttttttaattttctctataggtaaaatttcaaaatggcATTAAACATTGATCTAAGtaatacacaaaatattgaccagattattaaatgtataaaaattggtTGTGTACCAGAAGtatcaaataatgaaaatgatttGGCTAATCGTGATAAAGCATTATTGGCTCATTTAGAAATTGCTaaacctatattaaataaactcaGCATTTTGTTGAGTAAACTCTTAAATAATGATGTAGACCTTCAAATTAAGCTTCAGGACATAATAATTCCTTGCTTATATTTATGTGGTGAACATTGCAAATCAAACTTAGCGTGGAGTGACGAAGAAAGCCATACTTTAATGAAATTGTGTATTGAAAAACTGTGCAGTCTCATgcattatgtaaatattgaagAATTATTTACTCATCTAGATGTTTCCAAGATTTTCGTTGGCTTGCAATGCAAATTAGAAAATGataattggaaaaaatatcCGGCTGCTGTTGAGTGTTTTATATGGATATTGAAATACTTAAAAGTAAGTTAACattataaaagattttatttagCAAACATTTTTGTTCACTTAAATGGTCGTTACATCAGTATGGTGTCGTCTTTGTTTTACAAGCGTGTATAgaacatttgtattgtttattttaatttgaggaTAAATTGacctattttcataaattttttataggtaagaatattatctagaacaggcttttattgatatttaaattttaaagtgagttagtTATGTAgctattttataacaaattataattttaaaattatcacttataacacaattatcaataaaagcctACAACATATTatcctagataatattcttaccattaAATCTGACAGTAGTCCAATTCACTAAAATAGTGAAatcaacaaacaaaataaaaattaattcttctGAAtgcaaatttgctatgttgaaCGTTTGTAACACATGCAGGTGAAGTGTCCTCTTTAGTAAAACATACTTTATGTTCTAGATGCCacatttaaattctttattatacTTGGTGATGCCATTACCGTTAAACATGTTTGATGATTACCAAGATTCAAGTATACTTACGGCTTTAGATGCTTTTCAACACATCATCACTAATACAGTTAGTATAGgttttggtatataatatatctaatacaatat encodes:
- the LOC132945653 gene encoding DNA repair protein XRCC2, yielding MEFKSQAESGLQLLERLVARPIIKDLTPLLPDELTNETIEIIGNASTGKTLFLTECIAKCITPQNACGLDAGVVYIDLDGQFNITKLVKIIKRIVKNADDNLIKACLNKLTLINCYDSPTLYVTFQRLKLFLTEQSQVGLVILDSVSANYWQDSVSGGEKYMDTYVEKMISSLKICLEDFKVPIMFTRQSYFQSKQSDSLLDCVNRRILFKRLGSDFFATITRRNVNLCYKFNINELGISEFNLQV